A genomic segment from Gavia stellata isolate bGavSte3 unplaced genomic scaffold, bGavSte3.hap2 HAP2_SCAFFOLD_525, whole genome shotgun sequence encodes:
- the LOC132320817 gene encoding LOW QUALITY PROTEIN: transforming growth factor beta-1-induced transcript 1 protein-like (The sequence of the model RefSeq protein was modified relative to this genomic sequence to represent the inferred CDS: inserted 1 base in 1 codon; deleted 1 base in 1 codon), translated as MDDLDALLADLETTTSHLARRPVLLTDPPGGDTEQLYSTVQKARPPRPTPAAPGLGELDRLLRDLNATHSSIADEILAQFPPLKSPEGMKRKEAVDEAEVGVSPPRSGGPPVSPTSATQELDKLMASLSDFHLHXHRESEGFQSVCVPPFYPAPHNSLSPPSYPQPPPKKGVPEEGNLDLMLVLLQSDLSRQGVPTGAKGVCGSCQKPIAGKVVWFGVCWGAPLTSLRGEWLGGGSFFEKDGAPYCPRDYGRLFSPRCAQCAQPILDKMVTALDKNWHPEHFCCVKCGQPFGEEGFLEKDGQQYCRQDFAELFSSRCRGCGRPILEGYIAALEGLWHPECFVCRECFAPFVGGSFFEDGGHPYCERHFHARRGSLCRGCGEPIAGRCVTAMAQRFHPEHFVCAFCLRPLSKGTFQEQEGKPYCQPCFLRLFG; from the exons ATGGACGACCTGG ACGCCCTATTGGCTGACCTGGAGACGACGACGTCGCACCTCGCTCGGCGGCCGGTGCTGCTGACGGACCcaccgg GGGGGGACACCGAGCAGCTCTACAG CACCGTGCAGAaggcccggccgccccgccccaccccggctgcccccggcCTGGGGGAGCTCGACCGGCTCCTCCGTGACCTCAATGCCACCCACAGCTCCATCGCAG ATGAAATCCTGGCCCAGTTCCCCCCACTGAAGAGCCCTGAGGggatgaagaggaaggaggcagtGGACGAGGCTGAAGTCGGGGTGTCCCCCCCACG CTCGGGGGGACCCCCGGTGTCGCCCACCTCGGCCACCCAGGAGCTGGACAAGCTGATGGCCTCGCTCTCCGACTTCCACCTCC CGCACCGTGAGTCCGAGGGGTTTCAgagtgtgtgtgtccccccgtTTTACCCTGCACCCCATAACTctctttcccccccttcctacccgcagccccccccaaaaaagggggTTCCTGAGGAGGGGAACCTCGACTtgatgctggtgctgctgcagtcGGACCTGAGCCGCCAGGGAGTCCCCACGGGGGCGAAGGGGGTTTGTGGGTCCTGCCAGAAGCCCATTGCTGGGaaggtgg TCTGGTTTGGGGTGTGCTGGGGGGCACCCCTCACTTCCCTGCGGGGTGAGTGGCTGGGGGGCGGCAGCTTCTTTGAGAAGGATGGGGCACCCTATTGCCCGCGGGACTACGGACGGCTCTTCTCCCCCCGCTGCGCCCAG TGCGCCCAGCCCATTCTCGAT aaaATGGTGACAGCGCTGGACAAGAACTGGCACCCGGAGCACTTCTGCTGTGTCAAGTGCGGGCAGCCCTTCGGCGAGGAGG GCTTCCTGGAGAAGGATGGACAGCAGTACTGCCGCCAGGACTTTGCCGAGCTCTTCTCCAGCCGGTGCCGGGGCTGTGGGCGGCCCATCCTGGAGGGCTACATCGCTGCCCTCGAGGGGCTCTGGCACCCCGAGTGCTTCGTCTGCCGG gagtGCTTTGCGCCCTTCGTGGGGGGCAGCTTCTTCGAGGATGGCGGCCACCCCTACTGTGAGCGGCACTTCCATGCCCGGCGGGGCTCACTgtgccggggctgcggggaaCCCATCGCCGGCCGGTGCGTTACCGCCATGGCCCAACGCTTCCACCCAGAGCACTTTGTCTGCGCCTTCTGCCTCCGACCCCTCTCCAAGGGCACCTTCCAGGAGCAGGAGGGCAAGCCCTACTGCCAGCCATGCTTCCTCCGCCTCTTCGGGTGA